In a single window of the Prochlorococcus marinus CUG1416 genome:
- a CDS encoding ABC transporter ATP-binding protein, with amino-acid sequence MSENIIDVRNLSKSFDISSKEPGLQGTIKHFFKRQTKSLKVIKDISFEIKEGEIVGFLGANGAGKTTILKMLCGLIYPSEGSILVSGYLPYRRKDNFLKNITLIMGQKQQLIWDLPPIESFYLNASIYDLDKYEAKRRIKKLSYMLEIDDELFIPVRKLSLGQRMKAELLASLIHEPNILFLDEPTLGLDINAQSNLRKFLQKYNKETNATICLTSHYMKDITSLCKRVICIHKGSISYDGKLDQLLKKLSPVKEIIIVCRSEEDSNKLARLGFTVKSQTQNELTIKVENKSITSALKTILNKFNIEDLYINEPPIDEIIGKILIKKDYDI; translated from the coding sequence ATGTCAGAAAATATTATTGATGTAAGAAATTTATCTAAGTCATTTGATATTTCTTCCAAAGAACCAGGCTTACAAGGAACAATTAAACATTTTTTTAAAAGGCAAACAAAAAGTCTAAAGGTTATAAAAGATATAAGTTTTGAAATCAAGGAAGGTGAAATAGTAGGTTTTCTAGGTGCTAATGGAGCCGGGAAAACAACAATTTTAAAAATGCTTTGTGGATTAATTTATCCAAGTGAAGGTTCAATTTTAGTTTCAGGCTACTTACCGTATAGAAGAAAAGATAATTTTCTAAAGAATATAACCTTAATAATGGGTCAAAAACAACAACTTATTTGGGATCTTCCACCAATTGAATCATTTTATTTAAATGCATCTATATATGACTTAGATAAGTACGAAGCAAAAAGAAGGATAAAAAAATTATCCTATATGCTTGAAATTGATGATGAACTATTCATACCTGTTAGAAAATTATCTCTAGGTCAGCGAATGAAAGCAGAACTACTAGCATCTTTAATCCATGAACCAAATATTTTATTTTTAGACGAGCCAACACTCGGTTTAGATATTAATGCACAGAGTAATTTAAGAAAGTTTCTTCAAAAATATAATAAGGAAACTAATGCAACGATATGCCTAACAAGTCATTATATGAAAGATATTACATCGCTATGTAAGAGGGTTATATGTATTCACAAAGGATCCATCTCATATGATGGAAAACTCGACCAATTATTAAAAAAACTATCTCCTGTTAAGGAAATAATAATAGTTTGCCGTTCAGAAGAAGATTCAAATAAATTAGCGCGCTTAGGATTCACTGTTAAAAGTCAAACACAGAATGAACTCACTATAAAAGTTGAAAATAAATCTATTACTTCTGCACTTAAAACCATCCTAAATAAGTTTAATATTGAAGATCTTTATATAAATGAACCTCCTATAGATGAAATTATTGGAAAAATATTAATTAAAAAAGATTATGATATCTAA
- a CDS encoding inverse autotransporter beta domain-containing protein, which yields MKLLKLLSLTSFAFIPLTSVEANEYEFKNIKLNEVASEQNKYQPKDKLDEYIINGATYSTKFVPLMNDGAEGSEYTSIMANDLNRLLVDAGFNFANAKANGEIQKIPFFAQTSVNISGGTESDTSFSINSLMKLSELAKDDEGDLKTLAFSQARFATATNADGSTINLGLGIRNRPNDISMVGANAFWDYRMTDYSDAHSRLGLGGEYFWKDFEFRNNWYMSITDEKDVTIKGVSYKERVVPGWDVELGYRLPNNPELAFFVRGFNWDYKNTQDNSGLEGSVSWQATPHIGLEAYVSNEISAASTTVNTSLPGTDETFFGLRMNITGSPVKFEKSNYKKNMITQMTQPVKRKFDVLLERSSGTFQNRAKGN from the coding sequence TTGAAATTATTAAAGTTACTTTCCCTTACCTCATTTGCTTTTATCCCATTAACTTCAGTTGAAGCTAATGAATATGAATTTAAGAATATCAAACTTAATGAAGTTGCAAGTGAACAAAATAAATATCAACCAAAAGACAAACTAGATGAATACATAATTAATGGAGCAACTTATTCAACCAAATTTGTTCCATTAATGAATGATGGTGCAGAAGGCAGTGAATATACGAGCATCATGGCGAATGATCTCAATAGATTATTAGTTGACGCTGGATTTAATTTTGCAAATGCAAAAGCAAATGGTGAGATACAGAAAATTCCATTTTTTGCTCAAACTTCTGTAAATATTTCAGGCGGAACGGAATCAGATACAAGCTTCTCAATAAATAGTTTGATGAAACTTAGTGAACTTGCAAAAGATGATGAGGGTGATTTAAAGACTCTTGCCTTCTCTCAAGCAAGATTTGCTACTGCTACAAATGCAGATGGTTCCACCATTAACCTTGGGTTAGGGATTAGAAATCGTCCCAATGATATTTCTATGGTTGGAGCTAATGCGTTCTGGGATTACAGAATGACAGATTATAGTGATGCCCATAGCAGACTTGGATTAGGTGGAGAATACTTCTGGAAAGATTTTGAATTTAGGAATAACTGGTATATGTCAATAACTGATGAAAAGGACGTAACTATAAAAGGTGTTTCTTACAAAGAGAGAGTAGTACCAGGATGGGATGTGGAACTAGGCTACAGACTTCCAAATAATCCTGAACTTGCTTTTTTTGTAAGAGGATTTAACTGGGATTACAAAAATACCCAAGATAATTCTGGACTAGAAGGATCAGTAAGTTGGCAGGCAACTCCTCACATCGGTTTAGAAGCTTACGTCTCTAATGAAATTTCTGCAGCATCAACAACTGTGAATACTTCTCTACCTGGAACAGATGAGACTTTCTTTGGATTAAGAATGAATATCACTGGAAGTCCTGTGAAGTTTGAGAAATCAAATTATAAGAAAAATATGATTACTCAAATGACTCAACCAGTAAAACGTAAATTTGATGTTCTTTTAGAAAGATCATCTGGAACATTCCAAAATAGAGCCAAAGGAAATTGA
- a CDS encoding outer membrane protein: MLKKSITSLALASLASFTPVGAEEKGTYFVGSIGAGQMADIDIAASLGGGDFEFDSGFSGEFGIGYDFGKFRTEFTYNATNTDLTTVQGVSTDIGVDVSTWMVSGAYDWRADKKWQPYVSAGFGQSTIEVELAQTIGSVSVVVDDDNITTFKIKAGVNYEATEDLDIYGEVWGQAFDDFTIGTLEFEDCGMTGVSLGLRYKL, translated from the coding sequence ATGTTGAAAAAAAGTATTACATCACTTGCATTAGCATCATTAGCCTCATTCACACCTGTAGGTGCAGAAGAAAAAGGAACTTATTTTGTAGGTTCAATTGGTGCTGGACAAATGGCAGACATTGATATTGCTGCAAGTCTAGGCGGTGGAGATTTTGAATTTGATTCAGGTTTTTCTGGAGAGTTTGGAATTGGATACGATTTTGGAAAATTTCGTACAGAATTTACCTACAATGCAACAAATACAGATTTAACTACCGTTCAAGGAGTTTCTACAGATATTGGTGTAGATGTTAGTACATGGATGGTTTCAGGAGCATATGACTGGAGAGCTGACAAAAAATGGCAACCTTACGTAAGTGCAGGATTTGGCCAATCTACTATCGAAGTTGAGCTTGCTCAAACAATTGGAAGCGTTTCAGTCGTAGTTGATGATGACAATATCACCACATTCAAGATTAAAGCTGGTGTTAATTATGAAGCTACTGAAGACCTAGATATTTATGGAGAGGTTTGGGGCCAAGCTTTTGATGACTTTACAATTGGAACTTTAGAGTTTGAAGATTGTGGAATGACAGGGGTATCTTTAGGATTAAGATATAAGCTTTAA
- a CDS encoding ABC transporter permease, with protein sequence MISNLFNKKMFTLLKVQYSNMLEYRVEIALWAISGIIPLFMLNIWTNNNLNESINISDVMLSRYFLCAFFVRQFSVVWVVFSFEEDSLLGKLSPYLIQPLNPFFRYFAQHLAEQITRFPFAIIIAIFFFIFKPESIWVPNLSIILLSTISTFLSFLIQFLIQSIVACLCFWTEKASSIERLLFIPTLFLSGLLAPVVSFPEYIKSWIYITPFPYLIDFPANLLSGNSTNIFGGFSMQILWILLLFPIFKKIWFEGTKKYTAMGS encoded by the coding sequence ATGATATCTAATTTGTTTAACAAAAAAATGTTCACCTTATTAAAGGTCCAATATTCAAACATGTTGGAATATAGGGTAGAGATTGCATTATGGGCAATCTCAGGGATTATTCCTTTATTCATGTTAAACATATGGACAAACAATAACCTTAACGAGTCCATAAACATAAGTGATGTTATGCTTTCTAGGTATTTCTTATGTGCTTTTTTTGTAAGACAGTTTTCAGTAGTTTGGGTTGTATTTAGTTTTGAAGAAGATTCTCTTTTAGGGAAATTATCTCCTTATCTAATCCAACCTTTAAATCCATTTTTCAGATATTTTGCCCAACATCTTGCGGAACAAATAACAAGATTTCCTTTTGCAATAATAATCGCTATCTTCTTTTTTATATTCAAACCGGAAAGTATATGGGTTCCAAATTTGAGTATTATATTATTATCTACAATATCGACTTTCTTATCTTTCTTAATTCAATTTTTAATTCAGTCAATTGTTGCATGTTTATGTTTCTGGACAGAAAAGGCTTCTTCAATTGAAAGATTATTATTTATCCCAACTTTATTTCTGTCAGGTCTTTTAGCGCCAGTAGTTTCATTTCCCGAATATATTAAATCTTGGATTTATATAACTCCTTTTCCATATCTAATCGACTTTCCTGCAAACTTACTCTCAGGTAACTCAACAAATATTTTTGGAGGATTTAGTATGCAAATCCTATGGATTCTTTTACTTTTCCCAATATTTAAGAAAATATGGTTCGAAGGAACTAAAAAATATACTGCTATGGGATCATGA
- a CDS encoding DUF1651 domain-containing protein produces MNRDSRKVTEEAWLICPNWTEVRRFTKNKNNKDKFFEYMFIDSGIVVGSSGEAPPLMKTRKEIKIDEARKEYQQLITAGWQVTEPRW; encoded by the coding sequence ATGAATAGAGACTCTAGAAAGGTAACTGAAGAAGCATGGTTAATATGTCCTAACTGGACTGAGGTAAGACGTTTTACAAAGAATAAGAATAATAAGGATAAGTTTTTTGAGTATATGTTTATTGATAGTGGGATAGTTGTTGGATCAAGTGGAGAAGCTCCACCGCTTATGAAAACAAGAAAAGAAATAAAAATAGATGAAGCTAGGAAGGAGTATCAACAATTAATTACTGCAGGTTGGCAAGTTACTGAGCCAAGATGGTAA
- a CDS encoding ABC transporter permease — MNLRKYLQVYTKFLQTSLASELEYKTNILIDLLTAILSLIGSIFLLSIFFQNNGIIGGWEFRQVLIIQGIYTILNGITNTWFNPNLTEIVKHIREGTLDFVLLKPIDSQFFISLKKINPSGFLEIMLGFCLLLFCIRINQINLNLSFLTLSLITIICSILILYSLWFLISTTTIWFVKTWNATEVLRSFLYIGRFPLNSFSFSLRIFFSVFIPIAFITSIPSEVFLGHTQLWKILLEVVVAIVFLITSRKFWLFGLRFYSSASS, encoded by the coding sequence ATGAACCTAAGAAAATATTTACAAGTTTATACAAAATTTTTACAAACTTCTTTGGCTTCTGAATTGGAGTACAAGACAAATATATTAATTGATTTATTAACAGCAATTTTAAGTCTAATAGGGAGTATTTTTTTATTATCTATTTTCTTTCAAAACAATGGCATTATTGGAGGCTGGGAATTTCGACAAGTACTAATAATTCAAGGTATCTATACAATTTTGAATGGAATAACTAATACATGGTTCAATCCAAATCTTACAGAAATAGTTAAACACATAAGAGAAGGAACATTAGATTTCGTACTTTTAAAACCTATCGATAGTCAATTTTTCATCTCATTAAAAAAAATAAATCCATCTGGCTTTTTAGAAATAATGCTAGGTTTTTGTTTATTATTATTTTGCATCAGAATAAATCAAATAAATTTAAATTTAAGTTTCCTGACTTTATCTTTGATTACAATAATCTGCTCAATTTTAATTTTATATAGTTTATGGTTTTTAATTTCTACAACTACTATTTGGTTTGTGAAGACATGGAATGCCACCGAAGTACTAAGATCCTTCCTTTATATTGGAAGATTTCCATTGAATTCATTTTCATTTTCTCTAAGAATATTTTTTAGTGTTTTCATTCCTATTGCATTTATAACGTCAATCCCTTCTGAAGTTTTCCTAGGTCATACTCAATTATGGAAAATATTGCTGGAAGTTGTTGTTGCAATTGTATTTCTTATTACTTCTAGGAAGTTCTGGTTATTTGGATTGAGATTCTATTCATCAGCTTCTAGCTAA
- the petP gene encoding cytochrome b6-f complex subunit PetP: MLILDKTKIGNSVQVNLEQSKDRLTKDIIDAINISSVAKISDFKITDGKSIGVVLQLSNGKEQWFFEDEIDLLDENGNVINKTTDTKKNNILMFDVLRGLKYENTIKISKLINPINFFLWLVVSFKDII; encoded by the coding sequence ATGTTAATTTTAGATAAGACTAAAATAGGAAATTCAGTTCAAGTAAATCTTGAACAATCAAAGGATAGACTTACTAAGGATATTATTGATGCTATAAATATTTCCTCGGTGGCTAAAATTAGTGACTTCAAAATAACTGATGGTAAAAGTATTGGAGTAGTCCTGCAATTATCTAATGGAAAAGAGCAATGGTTTTTTGAAGATGAAATTGATCTCCTCGATGAAAATGGTAATGTAATAAATAAAACTACCGACACAAAAAAGAATAATATTTTGATGTTTGATGTTTTAAGAGGATTAAAGTATGAAAATACAATTAAGATTTCCAAGTTGATAAATCCAATTAATTTTTTTCTCTGGTTAGTTGTATCCTTTAAAGATATTATTTAA
- a CDS encoding class I SAM-dependent methyltransferase, giving the protein MRSKTFKKFYNYQSRKKITNSYYSNKINLIKNWLWKDTEKENFYYDLEKSNIEHMIHMISVVLKKDFENLYSYVQELRDDSNLQRHLIKAHKESNYPKDTKIEYGRRIGWYVFARAIKPRLIIETGVHNGVGACILSAALMRNNSEGFTGRYIGTEIDKNMGQFLKGSYKEFGSISYGDSIETLKGIDEEIDLFINDSDHSSNYEFLEYQAISNKLSDSAVILGDNSHVTNSLMQFSKETKREFLFFQEKPLEHWYPGAGIGISF; this is encoded by the coding sequence ATGCGTTCAAAAACCTTTAAAAAATTCTACAATTATCAAAGCAGAAAAAAAATAACTAATTCATATTATTCAAATAAAATTAATTTAATTAAAAATTGGCTCTGGAAAGATACTGAAAAAGAAAATTTCTATTATGACTTGGAGAAATCAAATATCGAACATATGATTCATATGATTTCTGTTGTTCTAAAAAAAGATTTTGAAAATTTATATTCTTATGTACAAGAATTAAGAGATGATTCGAATTTACAAAGACATTTAATCAAGGCTCATAAAGAAAGTAATTATCCAAAAGATACAAAAATTGAATATGGGAGAAGAATTGGTTGGTATGTTTTCGCAAGGGCTATAAAACCTAGATTAATTATTGAAACAGGAGTTCATAATGGTGTTGGTGCTTGCATTTTATCTGCTGCATTAATGCGAAATAATAGTGAAGGATTTACTGGAAGGTATATTGGCACAGAAATAGATAAGAACATGGGACAATTTCTAAAAGGTTCTTATAAAGAATTTGGAAGTATTTCTTATGGTGATTCGATAGAAACTCTCAAAGGAATTGATGAGGAAATCGATCTTTTTATAAATGATAGTGACCATAGTAGTAATTATGAATTTCTTGAATATCAGGCAATTTCTAACAAGCTTTCCGATAGCGCAGTAATACTTGGAGATAATTCTCATGTTACTAATTCACTAATGCAATTTTCAAAAGAAACCAAAAGAGAATTTTTATTCTTTCAAGAAAAGCCTTTAGAACATTGGTACCCAGGAGCTGGAATTGGGATATCTTTTTAG